In the genome of Pichia kudriavzevii chromosome 4, complete sequence, one region contains:
- a CDS encoding uncharacterized protein (PKUD0D06578; Pfam Domains: MFS_1(2.4e-11)) has translation MSEKVVYDVLNEEVTSSDTEAGLPNLNKDLSIVESSDSVLSRKINLVNDAIDEIGFTWFHFKLFCIAGFGYSVDSQMEMIQSSVKSYVDGQMKGGGYPVATEIFYAGLIIGSIMFGFGADLIGRKLAFNLSLLLTSTFGFFTGGTSSYAMYCIFLFLSTVAAGGNIATDVAVFLEFLPSKYQYLNTSMAAWWGVGQTIANLIAWRFLPSYSCDDPTSPDCTSRLNRGWRYCWYVNSGIVMGAALLRLFFLQLGETPKFLVSTGRDREAVEAIQAIAAKYNRPCSLTVEKLEACGTIEPTYFNMGRISSFQSGLKELYHSTKTNIKILFCNKLVIRSTILIITSWVFIGISYSVFYNFLYIYIAAHGGDTGSSPYIVYRNSTIANFVGIFGPLLGGALILIPKVGRKGTMIFGALSAMAILFGYTTVRTAAGDAGFSSATYFFVNIYYACLYAYTPEVFPTKARGTGVALCLVAGRVSGAFAPVVYWYGEQTGTSVPIWVCGGIIGSLSILAFAMPFEPSKQRTV, from the coding sequence ATGTCCGAAAAAGTGGTGTATGATGTCTTAAATGAAGAAGTAACATCTTCAGATACAGAAGCTGGCCTTCCTAATTTGAATAAAGATCTATCAATAGTTGAAAGCAGTGATAGTGTTTTAAGCAGAAAGATCAATCTCGTAAACGATGCAATAGACGAGATTGGATTCACGTGGTTTCATTTCAAGTTATTCTGTATTGCAGGGTTTGGTTACTCGGTGGATTCACAGATGGAGATGATCCAGTCATCGGTGAAAAGTTATGTTGACGGTCAAATGAAAGGCGGTGGGTATCCCGTTGCAACAGAGATATTCTATGCAGGTTTAATCATTGGTTCCATCatgtttggttttggtgCAGATCTAATTGGCCGTAAGCTAGCATTCAACCTATCACTATTACTTACTTCGAcatttggatttttcacTGGTGGAACATCGAGTTATGCAATGTACTGTATCTTCCTATTCTTGTCAACTGTTGCAGCTGGTGGTAATATTGCCACAGATGTTGCAGTGTTTCTTGAATTCTTACCATCcaaatatcaatatttgAACACATCTATGGCAGCATGGTGGGGTGTGGGACAGACGATTGCAAACCTCATTGCATGGCGGTTCCTACCATCGTACTCGTGCGACGATCCTACGAGTCCAGATTGCACATCACGTCTGAATCGTGGGTGGAGGTACTGTTGGTATGTGAACTCAGGTATAGTGATGGGTGCAGCACTTCTTCGATTATTTTTCCTACAGCTTGGAGAAACTCCCAAGTTTCTAGTCTCTACAGGTAGAGACCGGGAAGCCGTTGAAGCAATCCAGGCGATTGCGGCTAAATACAACCGTCCATGTTCACTGACGGTGGAAAAACTAGAAGCATGTGGTACTATCGAGCCAACATACTTCAACATGGGAAGAATATCCAGTTTCCAATCGGGCCTTAAGGAGTTGTACCATTCCACGAAAACGAACATCAAGATCCTTTTCTGCAACAAGTTAGTTATCAGATCCACTATTTTGATCATCACGTCTTGGGTGTTTATTGGAATCTCCTATTCGGTTTTTTACAATTTCCTTTACATCTACATTGCTGCACACGGAGGAGATACCGGCTCTTCTCCTTATATAGTCTACAGAAATTCCACCATTGCCAATTTTGTCGGTATTTTTGGTCCTCTTCTTGGAGGAGCCCTTATTCTCATCCCAAAGGTCGGAAGAAAGGGTACAATGATATTCGGAGCTTTATCTGCCATGGCAATCCTCTTTGGATACACCACGGTCAGAACAGCAGCTGGGGATGCCGGATTCAGCAGTGcaacttatttttttgttaacATATACTATGCATGTTTATATGCATATACACCAGAAGTGTTCCCTACCAAGGCAAGGGGTACAGGTGTTGCTCTATGTTTAGTCGCCGGTCGTGTTTCAGGAGCATTTGCACCTGTTGTGTATTGGTACGGAGAACAAACAGGAACATCTGTTCCTATCTGGGTGTGTGGTGGAATCATTGGTTCGTTGTCCATCCTTGCTTTTGCAATGCCTTTTGAGCCTAGTAAACAAAGGACTGTTTAA
- a CDS encoding uncharacterized protein (PKUD0D06576; Pfam Domains: MFS_1(5.3e-13)|Sugar_tr(6.4e-06)) gives MSEKRVVEVSDHELSSADLEDGFIGQRKDLTIVESGDEVLSRKINLINDAIDEIGFTWFHFKLFCIAGFGYSVDSQMTMIQSGVKSYVDGQMKGGGYPIASELFYAGLIVGSIVVGFGADLIGRKLAFNSSLLVSAIFGFFTGGTSSYAMYCIFLFLSTLASGGNLATDVAVFLEFLPSKYQYLNTSMAAWWGVGQTIANLIAWRFLPSYSCDDPTSPDCTSHLNRGWRYCWYVNSGIVMGAALIRLVYLKLDETPKFLVSTGRDREAVEAIQAIAAKYNRPCSLTVENLEACGTIEPTYFNMGRISSFQSGLKELYHSTKTNIKILFCNKLVIRSTILIIISWVFIGIAYEVYYNFLYIYIASHGGDTGSSPYITYRNSTIANFVGIFGPIFGGVLILIPRMGRRGTMVFGALSTMAILFGYTTVRTPAGDAGFSSATYFFMNVYYACLYAYTPEVFPTKARGTGVALCLVGDRIAGAFAPVVYWYGEQTGTSVPIWVCGGIIGSLSVLALAMPFEPSKQRSV, from the coding sequence ATGTCTGAAAAGAGAGTAGTTGAAGTTTCTGACCACGAACTATCTTCAGCGGATCTTGAAGATGGCTTCATAggtcaaagaaaagatcTTACTATAGTCGAGAGTGGCGATGAAGTGTTGAGTAGAAAAATCAACCTCATCAACGATGCAATAGATGAAATTGGATTTACCTGGTTTCATTTCAAGTTATTCTGTATTGCCGGGTTTGGTTACTCGGTAGATTCTCAAATGACCATGATCCAATCGGGAGTAAAAAGTTATGTTGACGGTCAAATGAAGGGCGGTGGGTATCCAATAGCTTCGGAACTTTTTTATGCTGGTCTTATTGTTGGTTCTATTGTTGTTGGGTTTGGTGCTGATTTAATAGGTCGTAAGCTTGCTTTTAATTCATCACTTTTGGTTTCTGcaatttttggatttttcacTGGCGGAACATCAAGTTATGCAATGTACTGCATCTTCCTATTCTTGTCAACCCTTGCATCAGGTGGAAACTTGGCAACCGACGTTGCAGTGTTTCTTGAATTCTTACCATCcaaatatcaatatttgAACACATCTATGGCAGCATGGTGGGGTGTGGGACAGACGATTGCAAACCTCATTGCATGGCGGTTCCTACCATCGTACTCATGCGACGATCCTACGAGTCCAGATTGCACATCACATCTGAATCGTGGGTGGAGGTACTGTTGGTATGTAAACTCAGGTATAGTGATGGGTGCAGCACTCATTCGTCTAGTCTACTTGAAACTCGACGAAACTCCCAAGTTTCTTGTCTCTACAGGTAGAGACCGGGAAGCCGTTGAAGCAATCCAGGCGATTGCGGCTAAATACAACCGTCCATGTTCACTGACGGTGGAAAACCTAGAAGCATGTGGTACTATCGAGCCAACATACTTCAACATGGGAAGAATATCCAGTTTCCAATCGGGCCTTAAGGAGTTGTACCATTCCACGAAAACGAACATCAAGATCCTTTTCTGCAACAAGTTAGTTATCAGATCTACTATTTTAATTATTATTTCATGGGTGTTCATCGGTATAGCATACGAGGTATACTACAATTTCCTCTACATCTATATTGCATCACATGGTGGAGACACCGGTTCATCACCATACATCACGTATAGAAACTCCACCATTGCCAATTTTGTCGGTATCTTTGGTCCGATATTCGGAGGAGTGCTTATTCTAATACCAAGAATGGGGAGGAGAGGTACCATGGTCTTCGGCGCTTTATCCACCATGGCAATCCTCTTTGGATACACCACGGTCAGGACGCCTGCTGGAGATGCCGGGTTCAGCAGCGCAACGTATTTCTTTATGAATGTGTACTATGCATGTCTATACGCATACACACCAGAAGTGTTCCCCACCAAGGCCAGGGGTACAGGTGTTGCTTTGTGTTTAGTTGGCGATCGGATTGCTGGAGCATTTGCACCTGTTGTGTATTGGTACGGAGAACAAACAGGAACATCTGTTCCTATCTGGGTGTGTGGTGGAATCATTGGTTCGTTGTCCGTCCTTGCGTTGGCAATGCCTTTTGAGCCTAGTAAACAAAGATCTGTCTAG
- a CDS encoding uncharacterized protein (PKUD0D06580; Pfam Domains: Peptidase_S15(3.1e-61)|PepX_C(1.9e-28)) produces MAFNVRNTNPKALTEVLPYPEIEKVYDIRIPLPDGNYIHAHAWTPKRAFDNLEKSYATLIEYIPYRTDVTVIRDSIRHPYYADHGFISMRVDMRGSCNSSGVLEDEYLPIEQEDALAVFDWIVAQPWSNGNIGMFGKSWAGFNGLQVAARQHPALKTIITLMSTDDRYSDDVHYRGGCLLASDMLWWGSTMSTYQPRPQDPLVVGKDWKENWLKRLDVPPMLNQWMAHQTRDDYWKHGSVCEDWSLLEVPVLAIGGFRDGYTNSVWRMAEKLPNPESCCIVGPWVHEYPEMAEPAPKIDYQQLSTQWFTKWLYPNKNDQFSLPRLTVYIQDPTSIAESYVYREGTWISTNKPNIHKYITFNLTDELRLKRSLGDTVKELAIPFSGSLSHGLFRGTWCPFGFKGDFPGDQRYEDSKCLCFDSDIFENDIDLCGLPFIKLGISSDKKLANVSVRLVDIYPSGESVLLSWGQLNLTHRNSHEFPEFLQPKEKYDVKVSLDSVGIKLKKGHKLRIALSPCDWPQAWPSPETPTLMLHYGLLYLPVPDDTTLVEAPIFGKPSIVDSPLELVKERPYGRKKKVEYDYELDEWKLTDIQDGGCTKINRNGYLSGFYFGEYNKNEWKIRMDDPSSACNRCEWVYEMGRNDWKIRIETETELTADSADFYLITKRRAYEDDKQISEREFREKYARKFI; encoded by the coding sequence ATGGCTTTCAACGTCAGAAATACAAATCCAAAGGCACTCACTGAAGTTTTACCTTATCCTGAGATTGAAAAGGTGTATGATATCAGGATCCCTCTACCTGATGGAAATTATATACATGCACATGCATGGACACCAAAGAGAGCGTTCGATAACTTGGAGAAAAGTTACGCAACTCTAATTGAGTATATTCCCTACAGAACAGACGTCACTGTGATCCGAGATTCGATTAGACATCCATATTACGCCGACCATGGATTTATTTCTATGAGAGTGGATATGAGAGGGTCCTGTAATTCTTCGGGAGTACTAGAAGATGAGTATTTGCCAATTGAACAGGAAGATGCCCTGGCTGTTTTCGACTGGATAGTTGCCCAACCATGGTCAAATGGGAATATAGGTATGTTTGGCAAATCTTGGGCGGGTTTTAATGGCTTGCAAGTAGCAGCAAGACAACATCCTGCCTTGAAAACTATTATAACCCTAATGTCGACAGATGATAGGTATTCAGACGACGTGCATTACAGAGGCGGGTGTCTTTTGGCTTCTGACATGCTTTGGTGGGGATCTACAATGAGTACATATCAACCCAGGCCACAAGATCCCCTCGTTGTTGGTAAAGACTGGAAAGAAAACTGGTTAAAGAGGTTGGACGTACCTCCGATGTTAAACCAGTGGATGGCGCATCAGACAAGGGATGACTATTGGAAACATGGTTCGGTGTGTGAGGATTGGTCTTTACTAGAGGTGCCCGTGCTGGCCATTGGGGGTTTTCGTGATGGATATACCAACTCCGTATGGAGAATGGCGGAGAAGTTACCGAATCCAGAAAGTTGTTGCATTGTGGGGCCTTGGGTGCATGAATATCCTGAAATGGCAGAACCGGCCCCAAAAATTGATTATCAACAGCTTTCTACTCAGTGGTTTACCAAGTGGTTGTATCCAAACAAAAACGATCAGTTTTCATTGCCTAGGTTGACCGTATATATTCAGGATCCTACTTCTATAGCAGAATCATATGTTTACAGGGAGGGGACTTGGATTTCAACTAATAAGCCGAACATTCATAAATACATTACTTTCAATCTGACAGATGAGCTGAGACTAAAGAGGTCTTTGGGGGATACTGTTAAAGAACTGGCAATACCATTTAGTGGAAGCTTGTCCCACGGCTTATTTAGAGGAACTTGGTGTCCGTTTGGTTTCAAAGGTGATTTTCCAGGTGACCAAAGATACGAAGACTCAAAATGTCTATGCTTTGATTCAGACATATTTGAAAACGACATTGACCTCTGTGGTTTGCCCTTTATCAAATTAGGAATATCATCTGATAAGAAACTGGCCAATGTCTCTGTCAGGTTAGTTGATATTTACCCTTCTGGAGAGTCTGTTCTTCTCTCCTGGGGCCAGCTAAACTTAACTCATCGTAACTCTCATGAATTTCCCGAATTTCTTCAGCCTAAAGAAAAGTATGACGTTAAAGTTAGTCTTGACTCTGTTGGAATAAAGCTTAAAAAAGGCCATAAGCTTAGAATTGCATTATCTCCGTGCGATTGGCCTCAAGCGTGGCCTTCTCCGGAGACGCCTACATTAATGTTGCACTACGGCTTATTATACCTTCCCGTACCCGATGATACTACACTCGTGGAAGCGCCAATCTTTGGAAAACCTTCAATTGTTGACTCTCCTCTAGAGTTAGTCAAAGAGAGGCCTTATGGTCGGAAGAAGAAGGTCGAGTACGATTATGAACTTGACGAATGGAAACTAACTGATATCCAGGATGGTGGGTGTACtaaaatcaacagaaacGGTTACTTGTCTGGATTTTACTTTGGTGAATACAACAAGAACGAATGGAAAATCAGGATGGATGACCCGTCAAGCGCATGCAATCGTTGTGAATGGGTCTATGAAATGGGAAGAAATGACTGGAAAATCAGGATTGAAACAGAAACTGAGTTGACAGCCGATAGCGCAGACTTCTACCTAATTACTAAAAGACGGGCttatgaagatgataaacAGATCAGCGAAAGGGAATTCAGAGAAAAGTATGCTAGAAAATTCATCTGA
- a CDS encoding uncharacterized protein (PKUD0D06590; similar to Saccharomyces cerevisiae YPR201W (ARR3)) produces MPPSSRYRLLRRSWSGLSLADRLLPIAIILAIVLGVLLSVFVPSSRDRFEGSEIMGVSIPLAIGLIIMMVPPLCKVEWERIHELIVQKKYINHIIISLTLNWIICPFLMFGLAWLTLFDKPEYRIGIIMIGLARCIAMVLVWNDIADGDTNLCAILVLINSVLQIVLYAPYQIFFCYVITGDHHNMKNSGVSYSLVAKCVGFFLGIPLGFGLLVRLLAFYTIGLNMFKKKVLKNISPFSLIGLVYTIVVIFIERGNSFIKEIRTALRCFVPLVCYFFISWMGTFFLVRWIFGRKTPNLEFFETGNNHDEIEEDEKQKLLCGCEEEVLNGSRRIDGVCSADYSEVVTQTFTAASNNFELSLAIAIAVFGSGSNQSIAATFGPLLEVPILLLLCFVAQIFKAHYGWRDIPPCNIN; encoded by the coding sequence ATGCCCCCTAGCTCGAGATACCGTCTCCTGCGTCGTTCATGGAGTGGCCTATCGCTTGCAGACAGGCTTCTTCCTATTGCCATTATTTTAGCAATTGTTCTAGGTGTTTTACTTTCTGTCTTTGTTCCCAGTTCGAGAGATAGATTCGAAGGTTCCGAAATTATGGGGGTATCGATTCCACTGGCCATAGGGCTTATTATAATGATGGTACCTCCACTATGTAAGGTGGAATGGGAACGAATTCATGAATTAATCgtgcaaaaaaaatacataaACCACATTATCATATCATTAACTCTAAACTGGATTATATGTCCGTTTCTAATGTTCGGTTTGGCCTGGTTGACATTATTCGACAAGCCGGAGTACCGTATTGGTATAATCATGATTGGACTAGCTAGGTGTATTGCCATGGTTTTGGTGTGGAACGATATAGCTGATGGCGATACTAATTTGTGTGCAATACTAGTATTAATCAATAGCGTTTTGCAGATTGTCCTATATGCCCCCTACCAAATATTCTTTTGCTATGTGATAACAGGGGATCATCATAATATGAAGAACAGCGGTGTTTCTTATTCATTGGTTGCCAAATGTGTTGGTTTTTTTCTAGGTATACCTTTGGGATTTGGATTGTTGGTAAGACTTCTCGCTTTCTATACTATTGGTTTGAATATGTTTAAAAAGAAGGtgttgaagaatatatcgccattttctttaataGGTTTAGTATACACAATCgttgttatttttatcGAAAGAGGAAATTCATTTATAAAGGAAATCAGAACAGCCCTTCGTTGCTTTGTTCCCCTTGtctgctatttttttatttcttggaTGGGTACCTTCTTCCTAGTCAGGTGGATATTTGGAAGGAAAACTCCGAACTTGGAGTTTTTCGAAACTGGGAATAACCATGACGAAATAGAAGAGgatgaaaaacaaaagctTTTGTGCGGTTGTGAAGAAGAGGTCTTGAATGGCTCAAGACGGATTGACGGTGTTTGTTCAGCTGATTACTCGGAAGTGGTAACACAAACTTTCACGGCGGCATCGaacaattttgaattgagtTTGGCCATTGCCATTGCAGTTTTCGGATCAGGTAGTAATCAATCCATTGCAGCAACCTTTGGCCCACTATTAGAAGTACCTATTCTATTGCTACTTTGTTTTGTGGCCCAGATTTTTAAGGCCCATTATGGCTGGCGTGACATTCCACCTTGTAATATCAACTAG